One window of the Rhodococcus sovatensis genome contains the following:
- a CDS encoding sulfite oxidase-like oxidoreductase, with amino-acid sequence MAIVSKGFTGKRRGNESRTPPGQYLTDDFPVLSAGPTPQVHTERWQFSIVTEMGDKRQWNWNEMLALPAEKPTVDIHCVTKWSKLDTTWRGVSLDTLLSDVDTTATHVMAHGFDGYTTNLPLDELRQGKAWLAYEFDGKPLHPEHGGPARLLVPNLYFWKSAKWVEKLTLLVRDEPGFWERNGYHDYGDPWQEQRYQGD; translated from the coding sequence ATGGCGATCGTCTCGAAAGGGTTCACCGGCAAGCGCCGAGGCAACGAGTCCCGCACTCCGCCCGGCCAATATCTGACGGACGACTTCCCAGTGCTGTCTGCAGGTCCTACTCCCCAGGTGCACACCGAGCGATGGCAATTCAGCATCGTCACGGAAATGGGCGACAAGCGTCAGTGGAATTGGAACGAGATGCTCGCGCTCCCTGCAGAGAAGCCGACCGTCGACATCCATTGCGTCACCAAGTGGTCCAAGCTGGATACGACTTGGCGCGGCGTCTCACTCGACACGTTGCTGAGTGACGTCGACACGACAGCCACGCACGTGATGGCCCACGGTTTCGACGGGTACACCACCAATCTGCCTCTCGACGAACTTCGTCAGGGAAAAGCCTGGCTGGCATACGAATTCGACGGAAAGCCACTGCACCCCGAGCACGGCGGACCTGCCAGGTTGCTGGTTCCGAACCTGTACTTCTGGAAATCGGCCAAGTGGGTGGAAAAACTCACCCTCCTGGTCCGTGACGAGCCGGGATTCTGGGAGAGAAACGGCTATCACGACTATGGCGATCCTTGGCAAGAACAGAGGTATCAGGGAGATTGA
- a CDS encoding SDR family oxidoreductase, producing the protein MAIKDLRGKRTFITGAGSGIGRATALAAAREGAELYLTDINEVGLKETVAAAGSAVVKSAAFDVSDYDAVTAFATEVHESVDSLDIVMNVAGISAWGTVENLEHRHWKSMIDVNLMGPIHVIENFLPPMVKAGRGGHLVNVSSAAGLIPLPWHAAYSASKYGLRGASEVLRYDLKRHGIGVSLVVPGGVKTGLVNTLEIAGVDRDDPRVQKLQHRFEQRAVEPETVADAIIVGIQKNRYLVYSSNDIRFAYWWARKFAPPYEFVLQKANDQFSRLLKKPS; encoded by the coding sequence ATGGCAATCAAGGACCTTCGGGGGAAGAGGACGTTCATCACCGGCGCCGGGAGCGGTATCGGACGCGCAACCGCCCTCGCTGCTGCACGAGAAGGCGCCGAGCTGTATTTGACGGATATCAACGAAGTGGGTCTGAAAGAGACCGTCGCGGCTGCAGGTTCGGCGGTGGTGAAGTCCGCTGCCTTCGATGTGTCCGACTACGACGCCGTCACTGCATTCGCCACCGAGGTACACGAATCGGTCGACAGTCTCGACATCGTCATGAATGTCGCCGGAATCTCTGCGTGGGGAACCGTCGAGAATCTCGAGCATCGACACTGGAAGTCGATGATCGACGTCAATCTCATGGGACCGATCCACGTGATCGAGAATTTCCTGCCCCCGATGGTGAAAGCCGGTCGCGGTGGCCATCTCGTCAACGTGTCCTCTGCGGCGGGTCTGATTCCGCTGCCCTGGCATGCGGCGTACAGCGCGAGCAAATACGGCCTTCGTGGCGCATCGGAAGTGCTGCGCTACGACCTGAAGCGGCACGGCATCGGTGTCAGCCTCGTCGTACCGGGGGGCGTGAAGACGGGTTTGGTGAACACCCTGGAAATCGCGGGCGTCGACCGCGACGATCCGCGAGTGCAGAAGTTGCAGCATCGTTTCGAGCAGCGCGCTGTCGAACCCGAGACCGTCGCCGACGCCATCATTGTCGGAATACAGAAGAATCGCTACCTCGTGTATTCGTCCAACGACATTCGGTTCGCGTACTGGTGGGCACGAAAGTTCGCCCCGCCGTACGAGTTCGTCCTGCAGAAAGCCAACGACCAGTTCAGCAGGCTGTTGAAGAAGCCGTCATAG
- the soxR gene encoding redox-sensitive transcriptional activator SoxR: MPMPDWKVRELTPAQLSERSGVAVSALHFYEKQGLITSRRTSGNQRRYHRDTLRRVAFIRISQKVGIPLARIRDALADLPEERTPTKRDWAKLSQHWHTDLDHRIAQLVRLRDDLTGCIGCGCLSLSSCALANPGDELAGAGPGARRLDVDL, translated from the coding sequence ATGCCGATGCCCGACTGGAAAGTCCGCGAACTCACTCCCGCGCAGCTTTCCGAACGCAGCGGAGTTGCCGTGTCCGCTTTGCACTTTTACGAGAAGCAGGGCCTCATCACGAGCAGACGCACGTCCGGGAACCAACGTCGGTATCACCGTGACACGCTGCGGCGAGTCGCGTTCATTCGCATCTCGCAGAAAGTCGGCATACCTCTTGCCCGGATCCGCGACGCCTTGGCCGACTTGCCGGAGGAACGAACCCCGACGAAACGCGACTGGGCCAAACTGTCGCAGCACTGGCACACCGACCTCGACCATCGCATTGCCCAACTGGTCCGCCTGCGCGACGACCTGACCGGGTGCATCGGCTGTGGATGCCTGTCACTGTCCAGCTGCGCACTGGCCAATCCGGGAGACGAACTCGCCGGGGCAGGCCCGGGCGCTCGCAGACTGGACGTCGATCTATGA
- the arcA gene encoding arginine deiminase gives MTAELGADSEVGTLRTVMLHRPGDELRRLTPRNNDQLLFDGVPWVDRAQQEHDAFAELLRSRGVEVLLLADLLTEAMTVSGAARMQGISAAVNERRLGRALARDLAAHLRGVPAPQLASILMAGMTFDELLAAESGEPELPGASLVRRMHHGGDFVIDPLPNLLFTRDSSFWIGNRVAITSLALPARLRETTLTDLIYAFHPRFLGVRRAYESRTAPVEGGDVLLLAPGVVAVGVGERTTPAGAEALARSLFEDGLAHTVLVVPIAQERASMHLDTVCTMVDVDAVVMYPAIQDTLSAFTIHKGDAGVTIRGADPFLEAAADAMGIGKLRVIDTGLDTVTAEREQWDDGNNTLALAPGVVVAYERNVETNARLEASGIEVLRISGSELGSGRGGPRCMSCPVARDSAAMEPVRS, from the coding sequence ATGACTGCGGAACTTGGCGCCGACTCGGAGGTCGGAACCCTGCGTACGGTGATGCTGCACCGACCTGGTGACGAGCTGAGGCGCCTCACGCCGCGCAACAACGACCAACTGCTGTTCGACGGGGTGCCGTGGGTCGACCGAGCGCAGCAGGAGCACGACGCGTTCGCCGAACTCCTGCGCAGCCGCGGCGTCGAGGTGCTTCTGCTGGCCGATCTGCTTACCGAGGCGATGACGGTCAGCGGTGCGGCGCGCATGCAGGGTATCTCCGCGGCCGTGAACGAGCGACGCCTCGGCCGTGCCCTGGCCCGTGATCTGGCTGCCCACCTGCGCGGTGTGCCCGCGCCGCAGTTGGCATCGATATTGATGGCCGGTATGACCTTCGACGAGCTCCTCGCTGCGGAGTCCGGCGAGCCGGAACTGCCTGGTGCGTCCCTGGTTCGGCGCATGCATCACGGAGGCGACTTCGTCATCGACCCCTTGCCGAACCTGCTGTTCACCCGCGACTCCTCGTTCTGGATCGGCAACCGGGTGGCGATCACGTCGCTGGCATTGCCGGCGAGACTGCGAGAGACGACGTTGACGGATCTGATCTACGCGTTTCATCCGCGTTTTCTCGGAGTTCGACGTGCATACGAATCGCGCACGGCGCCGGTCGAGGGCGGGGATGTGCTGTTGCTCGCCCCCGGGGTCGTGGCGGTCGGTGTCGGTGAGCGTACGACGCCCGCAGGAGCGGAAGCTCTGGCTCGCAGCCTGTTCGAGGATGGACTTGCACACACTGTGCTGGTCGTTCCCATCGCGCAGGAGCGGGCGTCGATGCACCTGGACACCGTGTGCACGATGGTCGACGTCGATGCGGTCGTGATGTATCCGGCGATTCAGGATACGTTGTCCGCGTTCACTATCCACAAGGGTGATGCCGGGGTCACCATCCGCGGCGCCGACCCGTTCCTCGAAGCCGCCGCGGACGCGATGGGCATCGGCAAGCTCCGCGTCATCGACACGGGTCTCGACACTGTCACCGCAGAACGCGAGCAATGGGACGACGGCAACAACACTCTCGCACTCGCCCCGGGCGTCGTCGTCGCCTATGAGCGCAACGTCGAGACGAACGCACGGCTCGAGGCGTCGGGAATAGAGGTGTTGCGGATCAGCGGATCGGAACTCGGCTCTGGCCGAGGTGGCCCCAGGTGCATGTCGTGTCCGGTTGCCAGGGACAGTGCGGCGATGGAGCCTGTGCGATCGTGA
- the arsC gene encoding arsenate reductase (glutaredoxin) (This arsenate reductase requires both glutathione and glutaredoxin to convert arsenate to arsenite, after which the efflux transporter formed by ArsA and ArsB can extrude the arsenite from the cell, providing resistance.): MTSTATIYHNPRCNTSRTVLKMIQEAGIEPTVVKYLETPPSKDGLRKLLDDAGMTASQAIRKREAVYKELGLKDATEDELIAAMVDNPILIERPIVVTDKGTVLARPADKVREVL; the protein is encoded by the coding sequence ATGACTTCCACTGCGACGATTTATCACAACCCTCGGTGCAACACTTCCCGAACTGTGCTGAAAATGATTCAGGAAGCCGGGATCGAGCCCACGGTCGTCAAGTATCTCGAGACGCCCCCCAGCAAGGACGGACTTCGAAAACTGCTCGACGACGCGGGTATGACTGCGTCGCAGGCTATTCGAAAGAGGGAAGCCGTATACAAGGAGCTTGGCCTGAAAGACGCTACCGAGGACGAATTGATCGCAGCAATGGTCGACAATCCGATCCTCATCGAGCGGCCGATCGTGGTGACGGACAAGGGGACCGTTCTCGCGAGGCCCGCGGACAAGGTACGCGAGGTCCTCTGA
- a CDS encoding NAD(P)H-binding protein translates to MTDRRVVIAGGHGKIAQHLIQILTAQGDRAVALIRNPEHTNAVTALGALPEVVDLESASVDDVAALLHDADAAVFAAGAGPSGGIERKDTVDRAASVLLADAAEKAGVTRFVQISSFGAGEAVDDDAEGTWKAYISAKTAAEEDLKGRTALEWTILRPGGLTDDEPTGRVTLSAPPLDRGTVPRADVAAVIAALIETPSAVGKTLMLTSGKASIEDAVAGV, encoded by the coding sequence ATGACTGATCGACGAGTAGTGATTGCCGGAGGGCACGGAAAAATTGCCCAGCACCTGATTCAGATACTGACTGCGCAGGGTGACCGCGCCGTTGCGTTGATTCGAAATCCGGAGCACACCAACGCCGTTACCGCCCTGGGTGCGTTGCCGGAGGTCGTGGATCTGGAGAGCGCGTCGGTGGACGACGTCGCGGCGCTTCTGCACGACGCCGATGCGGCCGTCTTCGCCGCAGGGGCAGGTCCTTCCGGCGGAATCGAACGGAAGGACACCGTCGACCGCGCAGCTTCGGTGCTGTTGGCCGACGCTGCGGAAAAGGCGGGTGTGACGAGGTTCGTTCAGATCAGCTCGTTCGGCGCCGGTGAGGCTGTCGACGACGACGCCGAGGGCACCTGGAAGGCGTACATATCGGCCAAGACTGCAGCGGAGGAGGACCTGAAGGGCCGGACCGCGCTCGAGTGGACGATTCTGCGCCCTGGTGGTCTGACCGACGACGAACCGACGGGACGGGTCACGCTGTCCGCGCCTCCCCTCGATCGGGGAACGGTGCCTCGCGCCGACGTCGCTGCAGTGATCGCTGCGTTGATCGAGACGCCCTCGGCGGTTGGGAAGACGTTGATGTTGACGTCAGGCAAGGCGAGTATCGAGGACGCTGTCGCCGGCGTCTGA
- a CDS encoding GntR family transcriptional regulator yields MRVHIDAASKVPLFEQVRVGILDQVRSGELIAETKIPTVRGLAEELGIAPHTVAKAYKELEAQGVIEARGRLGTFIASGGDPTEDNAARAAMAYVAELRSLGLTDDKARALLETALRS; encoded by the coding sequence ATGCGTGTTCACATCGATGCAGCATCGAAGGTTCCTTTGTTCGAGCAGGTACGTGTTGGAATACTCGACCAGGTTCGCAGCGGCGAGTTGATCGCGGAAACGAAGATTCCGACCGTCCGAGGGCTGGCGGAGGAGCTGGGTATTGCCCCGCACACAGTGGCAAAGGCGTACAAGGAACTCGAAGCGCAGGGTGTCATCGAAGCTCGTGGACGGCTCGGCACGTTCATCGCCTCGGGCGGCGATCCCACCGAGGACAACGCCGCCCGTGCCGCGATGGCGTACGTAGCAGAGCTCCGCTCGCTCGGGCTCACGGACGACAAGGCCCGGGCCTTGCTGGAGACGGCCTTGCGCAGTTAG
- a CDS encoding DoxX family protein, translating to MNSSIFRDIATLVARVGLGIVFIAHGWQKLNTNGIDATKAGFEGMGVPLPAISAYFATFVELVGGVALVLGIFTPIVGILLFLNMLGAFLFVHYDLGVFVSEGGYELVVALGVGALLLAATGAGRFSLDGVFGGKTSFVKARA from the coding sequence ATGAACTCGTCCATCTTCCGCGACATCGCAACCCTTGTGGCCCGTGTCGGCCTCGGGATCGTATTCATCGCCCATGGCTGGCAGAAGCTGAACACCAACGGAATCGACGCCACCAAGGCAGGCTTCGAAGGAATGGGCGTCCCGCTTCCGGCGATATCCGCCTACTTCGCAACGTTCGTCGAACTGGTAGGCGGCGTGGCTCTCGTTCTGGGCATCTTCACCCCGATCGTCGGCATCCTGCTGTTTCTGAACATGCTCGGCGCATTCTTGTTCGTGCACTACGACCTGGGCGTGTTCGTCTCCGAAGGCGGCTACGAACTGGTTGTCGCACTGGGCGTCGGCGCACTTCTCCTCGCCGCAACCGGCGCGGGACGATTCAGCCTCGACGGCGTGTTCGGTGGCAAGACCAGTTTTGTGAAGGCGCGCGCGTAG
- a CDS encoding dolichyl-phosphate-mannose--protein mannosyltransferase — protein sequence MALLTERFVVSPGPSAPAADFYRDTDRRRGWIVTLVITAIAAITRFSMLRYPTDAGTPVFDEKHYAPQAWQVWTGSGIEDNPGYGLVVHPPVGKQLIAVGEAIFGYNGWGWRFSAALAGTMLVLIVIRIVRRLARSTLVGAIAGILLIADGVTFVSSRIGMLDIFLAFFVTAALGCLVVDRDDVRRRMATVRSEGRMHASRFGPRMGVRWWRFGAGILLGLACGTKWSGLYFIAFFGLLSVAFDVAARRANGVQRPWIGTAVRDIGPALYALVVIPVIVYLCTYAGWFASETSVDRHAVGNQIGTDGPFSFVPGALRSLWYYSGNVLTFHEGLTNSAGNIHPWESKPWSWPMGLRPMLYYFAEGDTVQGCSTTSCVKAIMLIGTPAMWWLAVPMLLWSLWMMLVRRDWRFAVVLTGYGAAYLPWFATLDRQMYYFYAVALAPFMVMGFALVLGQIIGRARASAERRGTGLMLVCLYLGLVIANFIWLWPILTGMPITPEMWQRQLWLPSWR from the coding sequence GTGGCCTTGTTGACCGAGCGGTTCGTCGTCAGTCCCGGCCCGAGCGCACCCGCGGCCGACTTCTATCGCGACACCGACCGTCGACGGGGTTGGATCGTGACGCTCGTCATCACGGCGATCGCGGCGATCACCCGGTTCTCGATGCTGCGCTACCCGACCGATGCGGGCACTCCGGTGTTCGACGAGAAGCACTACGCCCCGCAGGCTTGGCAGGTATGGACCGGAAGCGGGATCGAGGACAACCCCGGCTACGGTCTGGTCGTCCATCCACCGGTCGGCAAGCAGCTCATCGCGGTCGGCGAAGCAATCTTCGGCTACAACGGGTGGGGCTGGCGTTTTTCCGCTGCGCTTGCCGGAACCATGCTGGTGCTGATCGTGATTCGCATCGTCAGGCGCTTGGCCAGATCGACGCTCGTCGGGGCCATCGCGGGAATCCTGTTGATCGCCGACGGAGTCACGTTCGTCTCCTCGCGGATCGGGATGCTCGACATCTTCCTCGCGTTCTTCGTCACCGCCGCACTCGGTTGCCTCGTGGTCGACCGCGACGACGTCCGACGACGCATGGCAACGGTCCGCAGCGAAGGCCGAATGCACGCAAGTCGATTCGGACCTCGAATGGGCGTGCGCTGGTGGCGGTTCGGTGCCGGAATACTGCTCGGCCTCGCCTGCGGAACCAAGTGGTCCGGCCTCTACTTCATCGCGTTCTTCGGACTGCTCTCCGTCGCCTTCGACGTCGCGGCCCGTCGCGCGAACGGCGTCCAGCGTCCCTGGATCGGCACAGCCGTCCGGGACATCGGCCCCGCGCTCTACGCGCTCGTCGTCATCCCCGTCATCGTCTACCTGTGCACGTACGCAGGGTGGTTCGCAAGCGAGACCAGCGTCGACCGCCACGCCGTCGGCAATCAGATCGGCACCGACGGACCGTTCTCGTTCGTGCCGGGGGCGTTGCGATCGCTCTGGTACTACAGCGGCAACGTTCTCACCTTCCACGAGGGTCTCACCAACTCGGCAGGCAACATTCACCCATGGGAGTCGAAGCCGTGGAGTTGGCCGATGGGCCTGCGGCCGATGCTCTACTACTTCGCCGAGGGTGACACCGTTCAGGGCTGCTCGACGACCTCGTGTGTCAAGGCGATCATGCTCATCGGAACACCGGCGATGTGGTGGCTCGCAGTCCCCATGCTGCTGTGGTCGCTGTGGATGATGCTCGTGCGTAGAGACTGGCGATTCGCGGTGGTTCTGACCGGCTACGGCGCGGCCTACCTCCCCTGGTTCGCGACGCTCGACCGGCAGATGTACTACTTCTACGCCGTCGCGCTAGCGCCGTTCATGGTCATGGGATTCGCGCTCGTTCTCGGCCAGATCATCGGCCGAGCCCGAGCGTCGGCCGAACGTAGAGGCACCGGCTTGATGCTCGTATGCCTCTACCTCGGCCTCGTGATCGCGAACTTCATCTGGCTGTGGCCGATTCTGACGGGCATGCCGATCACGCCTGAGATGTGGCAGCGGCAGCTGTGGCTACCCAGCTGGCGCTAG
- the rsmI gene encoding 16S rRNA (cytidine(1402)-2'-O)-methyltransferase has protein sequence MLILAATPMGDVGDASQRLRDALATADVVAAEDTRRTKHLASGLGVTITGKVVSFYDQVETARLPGLVDAVRDGKSVLLVTDAGMPSVSDPGYRLVAACVDADLPVTCLPGPSAVTTALALSGLPVERFCFDGFPPRKQGQRSKFFESLKSESRACVFFEAPHRLAACLADAVAVLGPDRRAAVCRELTKTYEEVKRGTLGELAAWAEDGVRGEITVVLAGAVAVASEPEDLIDDVEQLVASGMRLKDACAQLAVGGVSKRELYEAVLASRSAGV, from the coding sequence ATGCTGATCCTTGCCGCTACCCCGATGGGCGACGTGGGTGACGCGTCCCAGCGACTACGCGACGCGCTGGCCACAGCTGATGTCGTCGCAGCTGAAGACACCCGCCGGACCAAACACCTGGCGTCGGGACTCGGGGTGACGATCACCGGAAAGGTGGTCAGCTTCTACGACCAGGTCGAGACGGCGCGCCTTCCAGGTCTGGTCGACGCCGTCCGAGACGGCAAGTCGGTCCTACTGGTCACGGATGCGGGCATGCCGTCGGTCAGTGATCCTGGATACCGTCTTGTCGCTGCATGCGTCGACGCCGACCTCCCGGTGACGTGTCTGCCCGGCCCGTCGGCGGTGACGACGGCGCTGGCGTTGTCCGGCCTGCCCGTCGAGCGTTTCTGCTTCGACGGGTTCCCGCCGCGCAAACAGGGCCAGCGAAGCAAGTTCTTCGAGTCGCTGAAGTCCGAGTCGCGCGCATGCGTCTTCTTCGAAGCCCCCCACCGCCTCGCTGCGTGCCTCGCCGACGCCGTCGCAGTTCTCGGTCCCGATCGGCGGGCCGCGGTCTGCAGGGAGCTCACCAAGACATACGAAGAGGTGAAGCGTGGAACCCTCGGGGAACTCGCCGCGTGGGCCGAAGACGGCGTGCGCGGCGAGATCACCGTCGTTCTTGCCGGTGCCGTAGCGGTGGCATCGGAACCGGAAGATCTCATCGACGACGTCGAACAGCTCGTGGCGTCGGGCATGCGGTTGAAGGATGCATGCGCGCAGCTGGCTGTCGGCGGCGTCAGTAAGAGGGAGCTCTACGAGGCTGTTCTCGCATCCAGGTCGGCAGGAGTGTAG
- a CDS encoding SRPBCC family protein: MAVTADKQVDIEADAAAVLEVLADVEGIPSWSPVHKKVEVVDRFDDGKPHHVKMEVSILGINDEQTVEYTWSDNKVIWALVESTQQKAQHGEYTLTPTAKGTHVKFSLTVDPKIPIPGFLVKKGTKTILEAATEGLRQQVLG, translated from the coding sequence ATGGCAGTCACAGCAGACAAACAGGTCGACATCGAGGCCGATGCGGCAGCAGTACTCGAAGTGCTCGCAGATGTCGAAGGAATACCGTCGTGGTCACCCGTCCACAAAAAGGTGGAGGTCGTCGACCGATTCGACGACGGAAAGCCCCATCACGTGAAGATGGAGGTCTCGATCCTCGGAATCAACGACGAGCAGACCGTCGAGTACACATGGTCGGACAACAAGGTGATCTGGGCTCTCGTCGAGAGCACCCAGCAGAAGGCTCAGCACGGTGAGTACACACTCACCCCGACGGCCAAAGGCACGCACGTGAAATTCTCGCTGACCGTCGACCCGAAGATCCCGATCCCGGGGTTCCTCGTGAAGAAGGGCACCAAGACAATTCTCGAGGCCGCAACCGAAGGACTACGACAGCAGGTCCTCGGCTAG
- a CDS encoding alpha/beta hydrolase — protein MNTVLSALKQPNSSPIGASTRVDVRGRSVSSRALAIYLQLTVRPFLTVWSKAPGLPWPMGLVDYAGMLVPPLKGTEYRSVMLAECEAEWIRAEGVGNDRVVLYLHGGAFVCCGLNTHRRLTSRVSQSVDAPVLSVDYRMMPRNPISHAVEDGVEGYRYLLDSGYRSDQIFIAGDSAGGYLAFMVALMLRDLGFPTPAGIFTMSPLTNMDPTGKLEHDNASRCAVFPAGAVPALTVLADRVEARIVVEGTRGPRVSPVDADLTGLPPVLIQAGSTEIVLADAELMADRLVAAGVDCELQVWQDQVHVFQAADFLPEAQRALHTIGQFVRSRSAIRVAQDSA, from the coding sequence ATGAACACCGTGCTCTCCGCACTGAAACAGCCTAATTCGTCGCCGATCGGTGCCTCCACCAGGGTCGATGTCCGCGGCCGCAGCGTGAGCTCACGCGCTCTCGCGATCTACCTGCAGCTCACGGTCCGGCCCTTCCTGACCGTGTGGTCGAAGGCGCCTGGACTCCCCTGGCCCATGGGACTCGTCGACTACGCGGGAATGCTGGTCCCGCCGTTGAAGGGCACCGAATATCGGTCCGTGATGTTGGCCGAGTGCGAGGCGGAATGGATCCGCGCCGAGGGCGTCGGGAACGACCGAGTCGTGTTGTACCTGCACGGCGGCGCGTTCGTCTGCTGCGGCCTGAACACGCACCGACGGCTCACCTCTCGCGTCTCCCAGAGCGTCGATGCGCCCGTGTTGTCCGTGGACTACCGCATGATGCCGCGCAACCCGATCTCGCACGCAGTGGAAGACGGAGTCGAGGGCTACCGGTACCTCCTCGATTCCGGGTATCGGTCGGACCAGATCTTCATCGCAGGCGATTCAGCAGGAGGCTACCTGGCCTTCATGGTCGCTCTGATGCTGCGCGATCTCGGCTTTCCGACGCCGGCGGGCATCTTCACGATGTCCCCACTGACCAACATGGATCCGACGGGCAAGCTGGAGCACGACAACGCCTCCCGATGCGCCGTGTTCCCCGCAGGTGCAGTCCCCGCGCTCACGGTGTTGGCCGACCGCGTCGAAGCCCGAATCGTCGTCGAGGGCACCCGCGGCCCACGGGTGTCGCCGGTCGACGCCGATCTGACGGGCCTTCCGCCAGTTCTCATTCAGGCAGGCTCGACCGAAATCGTGCTCGCCGACGCAGAACTCATGGCCGACCGACTGGTGGCCGCAGGCGTCGATTGCGAACTACAAGTCTGGCAAGACCAGGTCCACGTGTTCCAGGCCGCCGACTTTCTCCCCGAAGCGCAGCGCGCTTTACACACCATCGGCCAGTTCGTTCGGTCGCGTAGCGCGATTCGGGTTGCGCAGGACTCCGCCTGA
- a CDS encoding wax ester/triacylglycerol synthase family O-acyltransferase: MALMPVTESVFLIAESREHPMHVGGLQLFVPAGEPHDLAELIHTQFTTGEVHELFRKRPGRPVNVMGSLAWSREDDIDFEYHVRRVVLPAPGRIRELFQFISLNHSTPLDRYRPMWELHIIEGLADGRIALYTKVHHSLVDGVSALKLMMNTLTTDPDDRGGVATWDPSLFRAKPAPKPSTALETVAGSLSLGRKLVGDLADFVPAAARLGVRALKNEGAQLPLRAPRTMFNVPIGGARRFAAESWSITRMTKVAKALDVTLNDVVLAMCAGALRGYLIDQDELPESPLIAMVPVSLRKPGEDRGAGNSVSTILCNLGTHESDPLDRLACITDSTVKGKDMMREFNTLESLVFGAATMLPLLFGPVPGFVNNTPPPFNVIISNVPGAKDELYWNGARLDGVYPASIVADGMALNITVASNGDSMNFGLIGCRRSVPHLQRILTHLENSLGELEKAVAASA, from the coding sequence ATGGCGCTCATGCCCGTTACTGAATCCGTGTTTCTGATCGCTGAGTCCAGAGAACACCCGATGCACGTCGGCGGACTGCAGTTATTCGTACCTGCTGGGGAACCTCACGACCTTGCCGAGCTGATCCACACACAGTTCACAACGGGCGAGGTGCACGAGCTGTTTCGCAAGCGTCCTGGGCGGCCCGTCAACGTCATGGGCTCGCTCGCCTGGTCACGCGAGGACGATATCGACTTCGAATATCATGTTCGACGCGTGGTCCTGCCTGCGCCCGGACGTATCCGCGAGCTATTTCAGTTCATCTCCCTCAATCACAGCACCCCGCTGGACCGCTACCGGCCGATGTGGGAACTGCACATCATCGAGGGGCTCGCGGACGGGCGAATCGCGCTGTACACCAAAGTGCACCACTCGCTCGTCGACGGTGTTTCGGCGTTGAAACTCATGATGAACACTCTGACGACCGATCCCGACGATCGGGGCGGCGTCGCAACGTGGGATCCGTCATTGTTCCGTGCGAAACCGGCCCCCAAGCCCTCGACCGCCCTCGAGACGGTGGCGGGCAGCCTGTCGTTGGGGCGCAAGCTTGTCGGCGACTTGGCGGACTTCGTACCGGCCGCTGCGCGCCTGGGTGTGCGCGCGTTGAAGAACGAGGGCGCCCAGCTGCCGCTGCGCGCACCTCGAACGATGTTCAATGTGCCGATCGGCGGCGCTCGACGGTTCGCCGCCGAGAGTTGGTCGATCACGCGAATGACCAAGGTGGCCAAGGCATTGGATGTGACCCTGAACGACGTCGTCCTCGCCATGTGTGCCGGTGCCTTGCGCGGATACCTCATCGATCAGGATGAGCTCCCCGAATCACCTTTGATCGCAATGGTTCCCGTGTCTCTTCGCAAGCCTGGGGAAGACAGAGGCGCGGGTAACTCGGTGTCGACCATCCTGTGCAATCTCGGTACGCACGAATCGGATCCGCTCGATCGGCTGGCGTGTATCACCGACTCCACCGTCAAAGGCAAGGACATGATGCGGGAGTTCAACACTCTCGAGTCCTTGGTGTTCGGGGCCGCGACGATGTTGCCCCTGCTGTTCGGGCCGGTCCCAGGATTCGTCAACAACACGCCGCCGCCGTTCAACGTGATCATCTCCAACGTGCCCGGCGCGAAGGATGAATTGTATTGGAACGGAGCGCGTCTCGACGGCGTCTACCCGGCCTCCATCGTGGCCGACGGTATGGCGCTCAACATCACCGTCGCCAGCAACGGAGACTCGATGAATTTCGGGCTCATCGGGTGTCGACGAAGCGTTCCGCACCTGCAGCGGATCCTGACGCACCTCGAGAATTCGCTCGGTGAGTTGGAGAAGGCGGTTGCTGCTTCCGCTTGA